A single window of Chloroflexota bacterium DNA harbors:
- a CDS encoding (2Fe-2S)-binding protein: protein MTAEADIARIPFEPPARPSHPPVPPPAVERPPVELTIDGRAVAVPAGSTILDACRAQGIDTPTLCYVENLTPVNVCRICVVEVAGSRTLVPACSRPAEAGMDVQTDSERVRLSRKMVLEFLGSSVDVSLAGPREPDGSIAAYAARYGADPSRYGDAAAPAAADERDARESGHHHPAAGEPTAATVSQPVKVDNELYVRDYSRCILCYKCVEACGVDAQNTFAIAVAGRGFDARISTEWNVGLPDSACVYCGNCIGVCPTGALMFRSEHEMRAAGTWDESAQTVTETICPYCGVGCALTLHVQDNSIVKVSSPMDSSVTDGHLCVKGRFGFEFVQNREG from the coding sequence ATGACGGCCGAGGCGGATATCGCCCGGATCCCGTTCGAGCCGCCCGCGCGACCGAGCCATCCGCCGGTTCCGCCGCCCGCCGTGGAGCGCCCGCCGGTCGAGCTGACGATCGACGGACGGGCCGTCGCAGTGCCCGCCGGCTCGACCATCCTCGACGCCTGCCGGGCGCAGGGGATCGACACCCCGACGCTGTGCTACGTCGAGAACCTCACGCCGGTCAACGTTTGCCGCATCTGCGTCGTCGAGGTCGCCGGGTCGCGGACGCTCGTGCCGGCCTGCTCGCGCCCGGCCGAGGCCGGGATGGACGTTCAGACGGACTCGGAGCGGGTCCGCCTGTCGCGAAAGATGGTCCTCGAGTTCCTCGGCTCGTCCGTGGACGTATCGCTCGCCGGTCCGCGCGAACCGGACGGGTCGATCGCTGCCTATGCCGCGCGATATGGCGCGGACCCGAGTCGCTATGGTGACGCCGCCGCGCCGGCAGCCGCGGACGAGCGCGACGCCCGCGAGTCCGGCCACCATCACCCGGCCGCGGGGGAGCCGACCGCCGCGACGGTGAGCCAGCCCGTGAAGGTCGACAACGAGCTGTACGTCCGCGACTACAGCCGCTGCATCCTCTGCTACAAGTGCGTCGAGGCATGCGGCGTGGACGCCCAGAACACGTTCGCCATCGCCGTGGCCGGTCGGGGATTCGACGCCCGGATCTCGACCGAATGGAACGTCGGGCTGCCGGATTCGGCGTGCGTCTACTGCGGCAACTGCATCGGCGTCTGTCCCACCGGCGCGCTCATGTTCCGCTCGGAGCACGAGATGCGGGCGGCCGGCACGTGGGACGAGTCGGCCCAGACCGTCACGGAGACGATCTGCCCGTACTGCGGCGTGGGTTGCGCGCTGACCCTCCACGTCCAGGACAACTCGATCGTCAAGGTCAGCTCGCCGATGGACTCATCCGTGACGGACGGCCATCTGTGCGTCAAGGGCCGCTTCGGCTTCGAGTTCGTCCAGAACCGCGAGGGCTGA